AAAGTCGTTTTAAATCCTCTTCACCTTGGGGGTCAAGGTCGATTCCAAGGACTTGCAAACGAAATTTTTTTCCAGCTTGTTTCAGTTGGTAAAGAACTGCCTTTGGATCCCCTTCACAACTTTCGACTCCATCGGAAATAAAAATAATTTCTGTTTCTTGTACATCATTCAGAAGGTATTCTCCCACAACACTTAAGGTCTGTGCAATGGGAGTTGAGCCTGCAGGAACAATGGAGGAGATTTTTTGACTTACAACGGAAGCTGCTCCTCTTTGGATGGGATGATACAACCGAGCAGAGGAACAACCAGCGATTCTGTTTCCGTAAGCAACGAGACCAACACTTACTTCTTTTGGAAATCCACCAAGTACCTGTAATAATTTTTCTTTGGCAATGGCCATCCGAGTTTTGCCATCCCATTTTTCTGACATAGAGCCACTGGCATCGAGTATAAACACATATCTTTTGTTAGGTTGCACTTGTGCAGGAAGGGTAGAAGATATTAGTAAAAGAAAAAAACTACCTATAAACAGAAAACGATTCAAAAACAATCTGTTTAAGTTTTCTTTTTGGTTCCACACCTGTACACCATCGGCGGAAATTCTATTTGACCTTAGAGGGATTTGGGGTCTAAATAGGGCGGTTTTGTTAGGTTCGGTTTGACGATAAGGGGAGTTCGGTCAAAGGAGGAGTGTTCCCTGAGGAATCGTAAAATCATCTCACAAGTGGCACCCCAAAGCAGACCGTCACCCAAATCAAAATAATAGGCAAAATGTTCCCGGCCTGGGATCTGAATCGCATAAAATGGTTTTGTCCATAAATCGGAAAAAGGAAGCAGAATGATCCGGTTCACTTCTGCGGTATTGTGATAAAATGAAAAATCGCCTTCGTAAGTAGCCAAAAACGGGGTAAT
The sequence above is drawn from the Leptospira sp. WS4.C2 genome and encodes:
- a CDS encoding VWA domain-containing protein; protein product: MWNQKENLNRLFLNRFLFIGSFFLLLISSTLPAQVQPNKRYVFILDASGSMSEKWDGKTRMAIAKEKLLQVLGGFPKEVSVGLVAYGNRIAGCSSARLYHPIQRGAASVVSQKISSIVPAGSTPIAQTLSVVGEYLLNDVQETEIIFISDGVESCEGDPKAVLYQLKQAGKKFRLQVLGIDLDPQGEEDLKRLSILGDGNYFSLKRPEDYDSSFQRIFYHPEPELTTTAPPKETQLPTQNQIKILSILPYEDGSESGYILNYEYNATTKANTTYMVQLYLFPAEEKLRSFPVPPLRERRMGDLTKHQIEFKLGAEGKGHWIFRLPTGKRMRASAELWDMTGIPKILALSEEKPVHENPVSGRN